The Tessaracoccus timonensis sequence AGCCTTCTCAATCTTCTTCGTGGGCCAAGTGCGGTCAGGCACATCGACGGGCACGAACGGCGTGTACCGGTGTACCGGCATAGGGGTGGGCTGCTGCACGGGTTTGGGCTGAATGCGAGTCATGGTGAATCTCCTGTGGAGGGATGGGCATATGCCAGCGCATGACGATCACCGCAGCGAGGAGGCCGGCTAGGTTGAGAAGGACTGGGCCTCGCTGCGGCAGACAAGAAGAAGCTGGTATGCCACGCAGCTAACGTAGCGCACGATGTGGCTCGGCGCGCAGTATTGTCTCGCAACCCGGAAGCTCTCACGGCGTGGACCCGCCTCCCGCGCGCCGTACTACTGCATGTAGTTTCTCTCCTATGGAGGAGTACGCAACACTGAACTTCGACGATCGCAGCATCGCGCTGCCCATCGTTACCGGCACCGAGGGCGAACGCGCCGTCGATATCTCGTCGCTGCGCGCCGAATCCGGCTTAACCACACTCGACGAGGGGCTGGGCAACACTGCCTCGTGCCGCTCCGCGATCACCTACATCGACGGCGAGCAGGGCATCCTGCGCTACCGCGGCATCCCCATCGAACAGCTGGCGGAGAAATCGTCGTTCATCGAAGTGGCGGAGCTGCTGATTTTCGGCGACCTACCGTCGCAGGAGGAACGCCAGGAGTTCCGAGCCCTGCTCGAAGAGAACTCTGCTTTGCACCGTGACATGCGCAAACTCTTCGACGGGTTCCCCTCCGACGCGCACCCCATGGCCATGCTGTCTGCCGTCATCAACGGCCTACAGGCCTACGATCTTCCCCAGATCCGTATCGATGACGAAGTGAGTTTCCGCCACGCGGCTGCGGTGCTGATCTCGAAGGTTCGCACCATCGCAGCGGCGTCCTACAAGGCCCATCTCGGGCAGCCGCTGGTGTACCCGCGATTCGATCTTTCGTACGCGGAGAACTTTCTGCACATGATGTTCACGCAACCGTACAAGGAGTACGAGCCCACGCCAGAGGTAGCGCACGCGCTGAACATGTTCCTCGTGCTGCACGCCGACCACGAACAGAACTGCTCTACGTCTACGGTGCGCATGGTGGCCTCCGGCGGGGCGAACCTGTACGCGGCCGTCTCGGCCGGTGTCTGCGCGCTGTGGGGTGACCGCCACGGTGGGGCCAACATGGCGGTGATCCAGATGCTCGAGCGCATCCGCGAGCAGGACATGCCCGTGAAAACCTACCTCGAGCAGGTGAAACGCAAGGGCTCCGGTGAGCGACTGATGGGGTTCGGACACCGCGTGTATCGCAACTTCGACCCCCGCGCACTCGTCCTCAAGAACGCTGCCAACGACCTCCTGGACGCAATGCGCATCGACGACCCGCTGTTGGACATCGCCCGCGAGCTGGAGGCGGCCGCCCTCGACGACGACTACTTCGCCGAGCGCCAGCTGTACCCGAACGTCGATTTCTACTCCGGCATCATTCTGCGAGCGATCGGCATCCCACTCGACATGTTCACCGTCATGTTCGCCATTGGGCGCACACCGGGCTGGATCGCCCACTGGAAG is a genomic window containing:
- a CDS encoding citrate synthase is translated as MEEYATLNFDDRSIALPIVTGTEGERAVDISSLRAESGLTTLDEGLGNTASCRSAITYIDGEQGILRYRGIPIEQLAEKSSFIEVAELLIFGDLPSQEERQEFRALLEENSALHRDMRKLFDGFPSDAHPMAMLSAVINGLQAYDLPQIRIDDEVSFRHAAAVLISKVRTIAAASYKAHLGQPLVYPRFDLSYAENFLHMMFTQPYKEYEPTPEVAHALNMFLVLHADHEQNCSTSTVRMVASGGANLYAAVSAGVCALWGDRHGGANMAVIQMLERIREQDMPVKTYLEQVKRKGSGERLMGFGHRVYRNFDPRALVLKNAANDLLDAMRIDDPLLDIARELEAAALDDDYFAERQLYPNVDFYSGIILRAIGIPLDMFTVMFAIGRTPGWIAHWKEISDAERQRIYRPRQIYVGEGKTDWQPKSERKSRFGWFPGRRKN